Proteins encoded in a region of the Nocardia asteroides genome:
- a CDS encoding HD domain-containing protein, which translates to MTVQNADPTQFALPASDLAVAADALVAEVSPPLVYNHCVRAYLYARELAAVDGLRAGADYDDELLYLSCLLHDLGATDFANGDQRFEIDGADAAAEFLRSKGVDEQRVQTVWNAVALHTSDGIARRFGTVEALMQMGTGADIAGLRREQLPDGFADRVHAVWPRYDLGYAFGEILARQVRDNPAKGSWFTFPGQLCQLYYPTHAPTTWFDVVEDAGWNDRPVRIGDRSLGARRPTELASLFARYFNAGALDALMSLYEPTALLFPSPGDRRSGAEAIRSSLAAMIDSGATIQLRVRRVHVVGELALISNEATVSGAPPVGDPVISTSTEIARRGSDGSWRYVLDDLYFSL; encoded by the coding sequence ATGACCGTTCAAAACGCCGATCCGACCCAGTTCGCACTGCCCGCTTCGGATCTCGCCGTGGCCGCGGACGCGCTGGTGGCCGAGGTGTCGCCGCCGCTGGTCTACAACCACTGCGTGCGCGCCTACCTGTATGCGCGGGAGTTGGCCGCGGTCGACGGGTTGCGGGCCGGCGCGGACTACGACGACGAGCTGCTGTATCTCAGCTGTCTACTGCACGACCTCGGGGCGACGGACTTTGCGAACGGCGACCAGCGTTTCGAGATAGACGGAGCCGACGCGGCGGCGGAGTTCCTCAGGAGCAAGGGTGTAGACGAGCAGCGGGTGCAGACGGTGTGGAACGCTGTCGCCCTGCACACCAGCGACGGCATCGCGCGTCGTTTCGGTACGGTCGAGGCGCTGATGCAGATGGGTACCGGAGCCGACATCGCCGGGCTGCGGCGCGAACAGCTACCCGACGGTTTCGCTGATCGAGTGCATGCGGTGTGGCCACGCTACGACCTCGGCTACGCATTCGGTGAGATTCTGGCCCGGCAGGTGCGTGACAATCCCGCCAAGGGCAGCTGGTTCACCTTCCCGGGCCAGCTCTGCCAGCTTTACTACCCGACGCACGCGCCGACCACGTGGTTCGACGTCGTCGAGGACGCCGGCTGGAACGACCGACCGGTACGGATCGGTGACCGTAGCCTCGGAGCCCGGCGGCCCACCGAACTGGCCTCGCTGTTCGCGCGGTACTTCAACGCCGGTGCCCTCGACGCGCTGATGTCGCTGTACGAGCCGACGGCGCTGCTGTTCCCGAGCCCCGGTGATCGGCGATCCGGCGCCGAGGCAATCCGGAGTTCGCTCGCCGCGATGATCGACTCCGGGGCGACGATCCAGTTGCGAGTCCGCCGCGTGCACGTGGTCGGGGAGCTGGCTCTGATCTCCAACGAAGCCACCGTGTCGGGCGCGCCGCCGGTCGGTGACCCGGTGATCTCCACTTCGACCGAGATCGCACGGCGCGGGAGCGACGGGTCGTGGCGGTATGTGCTCGACGACCTGTATTTCTCCCTATGA
- a CDS encoding alpha/beta hydrolase has product MNELPLVLHRHLDVDGVAVFYRESVPQRPNAPTLLLLHGFPSASHQFRRLIDALGNDYRLIAPDYPGFGNTITSEDFEYRFDRLADITEGFVQKLGLSRFAMYVFDFGAPVGFRLAVRHPEWITGLVIQNGNAYESGLSQDAREFIGLRPDQDGAHDTIRRLLTLEGTRGQYEGGVAEPALLAPDGWTLDQYYLDQPGRTRAQVDLAFDYHSNVRAYPEWQSWLRRHTPPTLIVWGANDPFFPAPGAHAYLADLPEARLHLFDTGHFTLETHLREIAPLIADFLDHDLAMESD; this is encoded by the coding sequence ATGAATGAACTGCCACTGGTCCTGCACCGCCACCTCGACGTCGACGGTGTCGCGGTGTTCTACCGGGAGTCCGTCCCGCAGCGCCCGAACGCGCCGACCCTCCTGCTGCTCCACGGCTTCCCCTCGGCCTCTCACCAGTTCCGCCGCCTCATCGATGCGCTCGGCAACGACTACCGACTGATCGCGCCCGACTATCCGGGCTTCGGAAACACCATCACCTCCGAGGATTTCGAGTACCGCTTCGACAGGCTTGCCGATATCACCGAAGGTTTCGTCCAAAAGCTGGGACTGTCACGATTCGCGATGTATGTCTTCGACTTCGGAGCACCGGTGGGTTTCCGGCTGGCGGTGCGCCATCCCGAGTGGATCACCGGGCTGGTGATCCAGAACGGCAACGCCTACGAATCCGGGCTGTCGCAGGACGCCCGCGAGTTCATCGGCCTGCGCCCCGACCAGGACGGGGCGCACGACACCATCCGCCGACTGCTCACCCTCGAAGGCACTCGCGGCCAGTACGAGGGAGGCGTCGCCGAGCCCGCACTGCTCGCACCGGATGGCTGGACATTGGACCAGTACTATCTCGACCAACCGGGACGAACGCGGGCGCAGGTCGACCTGGCCTTCGACTATCACTCCAACGTCCGCGCCTATCCCGAATGGCAGTCGTGGCTGCGGCGACACACCCCGCCCACGCTGATCGTCTGGGGCGCGAACGACCCATTCTTCCCGGCGCCAGGAGCACACGCCTACCTGGCCGATCTACCCGAAGCGCGACTTCACCTGTTCGACACCGGCCACTTCACCCTGGAAACCCACCTACGCGAGATCGCCCCGCTCATCGCGGACTTCCTAGACCACGACCTTGCGATGGAATCGGACTGA
- a CDS encoding serine/threonine protein kinase: MALESGEQFAGFVVRARLGHGGSSEVYLAEDPARSRPVSLKILGPDDSRSAVARARFVHEFEILSALRHPDIVRMYAHGECDGRLWSAREYVAGTTGAALVRMPHQHPNLPRVLHMLTHMAAGLDFAHANHVLHLDVKPANVLLGVDDPATVKISDFDQARWLNRPEPPLATDGFIVASVPYAAPELLRAGTVSPATDQYSLACAAVELLTGLPPFPHPNLMATAEAHLHDAPPGISERHHWIPREVDAILHRSLAKKPGTRYDSCSEPIRLLTEALRDVDPRPFAPLLNRAKSIFGRSPRRQARSRTPR; the protein is encoded by the coding sequence GTGGCACTCGAGTCAGGTGAACAGTTCGCGGGATTCGTCGTGCGGGCCCGGTTGGGGCACGGCGGCAGCAGCGAGGTGTACCTGGCCGAGGACCCCGCACGGTCGCGGCCGGTGTCACTGAAGATCTTGGGTCCGGACGACAGTCGGTCAGCCGTGGCGCGTGCGCGATTCGTGCACGAATTCGAGATCCTCTCCGCCTTGCGGCACCCCGACATCGTGCGGATGTACGCCCACGGCGAATGCGACGGAAGACTGTGGTCGGCGCGCGAGTACGTGGCAGGCACGACGGGGGCGGCATTGGTGCGCATGCCCCACCAGCACCCGAACCTGCCCCGGGTACTGCACATGCTGACCCATATGGCGGCAGGGCTGGATTTCGCGCACGCCAACCATGTCCTGCATCTCGACGTGAAACCGGCGAATGTGTTGCTCGGCGTCGACGACCCGGCGACGGTGAAGATCTCGGACTTCGATCAGGCCCGGTGGTTGAACCGGCCCGAACCACCATTGGCCACCGATGGTTTCATCGTGGCGTCGGTGCCGTATGCCGCGCCGGAACTGCTGCGGGCGGGCACGGTCTCCCCGGCGACCGATCAGTACTCGCTGGCCTGCGCGGCCGTCGAACTGCTCACCGGCCTCCCGCCGTTTCCACACCCGAACCTCATGGCCACCGCGGAGGCCCACCTGCACGACGCACCCCCCGGCATCTCCGAACGCCATCACTGGATTCCGCGAGAGGTGGACGCGATCCTGCACCGGTCGCTCGCCAAGAAGCCCGGCACCCGTTACGACTCGTGCTCCGAACCCATCCGACTGCTCACCGAGGCACTGCGCGACGTCGATCCACGCCCCTTCGCCCCGTTGCTGAACCGCGCGAAGTCGATATTCGGACGATCGCCCCGCCGACAGGCGCGGTCGCGTACCCCACGATGA
- a CDS encoding long-chain fatty acid--CoA ligase yields the protein MTLSTVPDRRAVAAPYAPALADDSNQLDNAGFLAAVRRAAAGLRAARVTTGDVVAIMLPDSIELLVSLFATWRSGATASLVDPLLTDSETSRRIAEAGAEILIAQRSLADTLSVRTVTSVRELCVAEPGATEAAPPSPEAPALITYGGGSKRTVLDHRNLEAMCRLVIEVFALTDTEHSLSIMPMWQMSGILVGALSPLVAGGRATVGGAVDPRTFLERIERTRPTYFSAVPSLYAALSELPGRIPRTISSVRFAICCAAPAGIELKTEFEDRYGIPIVNGYGLSQVIARAHSIGSPASA from the coding sequence ATGACGCTTTCTACCGTCCCGGACCGTCGCGCCGTCGCCGCGCCGTACGCTCCCGCGCTTGCCGATGACAGCAACCAACTCGACAACGCCGGATTTCTGGCCGCCGTGCGGCGTGCCGCGGCGGGCTTGCGCGCCGCGCGCGTCACGACCGGCGATGTTGTCGCCATCATGCTGCCTGACAGCATCGAGCTGTTGGTGTCGCTGTTCGCCACCTGGCGTTCGGGTGCCACGGCCAGCCTGGTCGACCCGTTGCTGACCGACTCGGAGACCAGTCGGCGGATCGCGGAGGCGGGCGCCGAGATCCTCATCGCGCAGCGCTCACTGGCGGATACCCTGTCGGTTCGAACTGTCACCTCGGTCCGAGAACTCTGCGTCGCAGAACCCGGCGCCACCGAAGCAGCGCCGCCCAGCCCGGAGGCACCGGCGCTGATCACATACGGCGGAGGCAGCAAACGCACCGTGCTCGACCACCGGAACCTCGAGGCCATGTGCCGGCTGGTGATCGAGGTCTTCGCCTTGACCGACACCGAGCACAGCCTGTCGATCATGCCTATGTGGCAGATGAGCGGCATCTTGGTGGGAGCCTTGTCACCGCTGGTCGCTGGGGGGCGCGCCACTGTGGGGGGTGCCGTAGACCCGAGAACGTTCCTGGAACGAATCGAGCGCACCCGACCCACCTACTTCTCTGCGGTGCCCAGCCTGTACGCAGCGCTGTCCGAGCTGCCCGGACGGATTCCGAGAACGATCTCGTCCGTCCGGTTCGCCATCTGCTGCGCGGCGCCGGCCGGGATCGAATTGAAAACGGAGTTCGAAGACCGCTACGGCATACCGATCGTCAATGGATACGGCTTGAGCCAGGTCATCGCGCGAGCGCACTCGATCGGTTCCCCGGCATCCGCTTGA
- a CDS encoding DJ-1/PfpI family protein: protein MTTYGILIFDNAEELDFAGPWEVFTASAILRDDTDRAVLIAERPDPVRFSKGLRVLPDHTLDDHPPLDVLLIPGGRGARKVEPYNTVVTEWIARTAADAAWVVSVCTGAFLLHAAGPARGRRVATHWKHEDELEARGDVTVVRDARYVIDGNILTSQGVSAGIDSALWLVGQLHGRAHARAVRREIHYDPAPPYLADEPGVR, encoded by the coding sequence ATGACCACGTACGGAATCCTCATCTTCGACAACGCCGAAGAACTCGACTTCGCAGGCCCCTGGGAAGTGTTCACCGCATCGGCGATCCTGCGCGACGACACCGACCGCGCCGTCCTGATAGCCGAACGGCCCGACCCGGTCCGATTCAGCAAAGGACTCCGTGTCCTGCCGGACCACACACTCGACGATCACCCACCGCTGGACGTACTGCTGATCCCGGGCGGGCGCGGCGCACGAAAGGTGGAGCCGTACAACACCGTCGTCACCGAATGGATCGCCCGGACAGCCGCAGATGCCGCGTGGGTTGTCAGCGTCTGCACCGGAGCGTTCCTGCTACACGCCGCCGGCCCAGCCCGGGGACGCCGCGTCGCCACCCACTGGAAACACGAGGACGAACTCGAAGCGCGCGGAGACGTCACCGTCGTCCGAGACGCACGATACGTCATCGACGGCAACATCCTCACCAGTCAAGGTGTCTCGGCTGGCATCGACAGCGCGCTGTGGCTCGTCGGCCAACTCCACGGCCGCGCGCACGCGCGGGCGGTGCGTCGCGAAATCCACTATGACCCGGCACCGCCCTACCTCGCCGACGAACCCGGTGTCCGGTGA
- a CDS encoding DJ-1/PfpI family protein encodes MNRRAVLRTGLGAVAGAGALSSPLTPVPPARGGTGPGRWRVQILVFDGVDDLDVFAPLEVLGYATHFDSGARVELVTSATPGSVVLMSGTRIDVSAGWAPERADVIVVPGGGYGLPPGAPGVPGEIARGHLPRSLAAAWRDGLTMASVCVGAMLLSAAGITRGRPRTTHHRLIEQLKREGGVITRARVVDDSDLVTTGGVTSGLDLALWLVQRELGSDIAVAIEEIMEYERRGTVWRRDRA; translated from the coding sequence ATGAACCGGCGTGCGGTGCTGCGGACGGGACTCGGCGCTGTCGCCGGAGCGGGTGCGCTGTCGAGTCCGTTGACACCGGTTCCGCCGGCCCGCGGCGGAACCGGGCCGGGCCGGTGGCGGGTGCAGATCCTGGTATTCGACGGCGTCGACGACTTGGATGTCTTCGCCCCGCTCGAAGTGCTCGGTTACGCGACGCATTTCGACTCCGGCGCACGCGTAGAGCTGGTGACCTCGGCGACCCCCGGTTCGGTGGTGCTCATGTCCGGCACCCGGATCGACGTCTCGGCCGGGTGGGCTCCGGAGCGCGCCGATGTGATCGTGGTGCCCGGCGGCGGTTACGGCTTGCCGCCGGGCGCGCCCGGCGTGCCCGGTGAGATCGCGCGCGGGCACCTCCCGCGCTCGCTGGCCGCCGCCTGGCGCGACGGCCTCACCATGGCATCGGTCTGCGTCGGCGCGATGCTGCTGTCGGCGGCCGGGATCACGCGGGGCAGGCCGCGCACGACACACCACCGGCTGATCGAGCAGTTGAAGCGCGAAGGGGGCGTGATCACCCGAGCACGGGTCGTGGACGACAGCGATCTGGTCACCACTGGCGGCGTCACCTCCGGGCTGGACCTCGCTCTGTGGTTGGTGCAGCGGGAATTGGGTTCGGATATCGCCGTGGCGATCGAGGAAATCATGGAGTACGAGCGACGGGGGACAGTGTGGAGGCGGGACAGGGCATGA
- a CDS encoding helix-turn-helix domain-containing protein yields MVTGSRRNGDIEPDRIVARIAARMTERVADISASIYRGLGDDIPELGADVPTIELLRASVQGNVDTLLHALRHDISVSRIYLPSAAIEYTRRLAQHGVPLNTLVRAYHLGQRRATELIFAEIQAADISPADRFLVGRAISTKLFQYLDHIIQQVVAAYEEEREQWLETRNSVRALRVRELLAGKKGVDIDRTIDQIRYPLRWHHLALIVWYPDTGSYGDRLPELQRFVRESAETARTAASALFVADDQMSGWAWLPYRSAQPDAVDRVRGFAATQPDAPWVAIGTMAPGLAGFRRSHHLALNARAVALARADVEQRITAAGDSGLSVAALLGGRIAEVWEWVGEVLGDLASADENDARLRETLQVFLRAGSSYTAAAAELDLHYNSVKYRVGRALSRRGKPIADDRLDIELALLICQWYGPPRRRHENG; encoded by the coding sequence ATGGTGACGGGTTCTCGTCGCAACGGTGATATCGAGCCCGACCGTATCGTCGCAAGAATCGCCGCCCGCATGACCGAGCGGGTGGCGGACATCAGCGCGAGCATCTACCGGGGACTCGGGGACGATATACCCGAACTGGGTGCCGATGTTCCCACCATCGAACTGCTCCGGGCCAGCGTGCAGGGCAACGTCGACACACTACTGCACGCGTTGCGCCACGACATTTCGGTGTCACGGATATACCTGCCTTCGGCAGCGATCGAATACACCAGGCGGTTGGCTCAGCACGGCGTCCCGCTCAATACCCTGGTTCGGGCCTATCACCTCGGCCAGCGGCGGGCAACCGAACTGATATTCGCCGAAATACAGGCTGCCGATATATCGCCTGCGGATCGCTTTCTCGTCGGACGCGCGATCAGCACCAAGCTGTTCCAGTACCTCGACCACATCATCCAGCAGGTCGTCGCCGCCTACGAAGAAGAGCGCGAGCAGTGGTTGGAAACTCGCAACAGTGTGCGCGCGTTGCGCGTGCGCGAGCTACTGGCGGGCAAGAAGGGCGTCGACATCGACCGCACGATCGACCAGATTCGCTATCCGCTGCGTTGGCACCATCTGGCACTCATCGTCTGGTACCCCGATACCGGGTCCTACGGTGACAGACTGCCCGAGCTGCAACGATTCGTGCGTGAATCGGCCGAGACAGCGCGAACCGCCGCGAGCGCCCTGTTCGTCGCCGACGATCAGATGAGCGGCTGGGCGTGGCTGCCCTACCGTTCGGCGCAACCCGACGCGGTCGACAGAGTCCGGGGTTTCGCGGCCACACAGCCGGATGCGCCATGGGTGGCGATCGGAACAATGGCGCCTGGTTTGGCAGGGTTCCGCCGGTCTCATCACCTTGCTTTGAACGCCCGCGCGGTCGCGCTGGCCCGGGCGGATGTCGAACAGCGCATCACCGCGGCCGGTGACTCCGGATTGTCGGTCGCTGCTCTACTCGGTGGCAGAATCGCGGAGGTCTGGGAATGGGTCGGCGAGGTGCTCGGCGACCTGGCCTCCGCCGACGAGAACGACGCACGGCTGCGCGAGACGCTCCAAGTATTCCTGCGCGCCGGTTCGAGTTACACAGCCGCAGCGGCAGAACTCGACCTGCACTACAACTCGGTGAAATATCGAGTGGGACGGGCATTGTCGCGGCGCGGCAAACCGATCGCCGACGACAGACTCGACATCGAACTGGCTCTTCTGATCTGCCAGTGGTACGGACCACCGCGGCGCCGCCACGAGAACGGCTGA
- a CDS encoding Dyp-type peroxidase — MKPNRRASPGAGCSARAWRRREPRRPVWSRAAQPHPKPPRGPAWNPFYGPHQAGIATPAQSHALFLAVDVARPDREVLRALLAGWTATAAASAAGAPLPEQPGTPPGFSAHTDFASGLAPARLTVTFGLGPSVFDERFGLAAQRPRHLRALPAFTGDILHPAWCGGDVLVQICADDAQIVSHTFRALRARMPGLARLRWTQHGFLSRPADGGTSRNMFGHKDGTANPRPGNTEFDRTVWVRSADEPGWFQDGSYLVFRKIRMRTAEWDQLPQTEQDRIIGRRRSDGAPLGGAAESDPVDLTHHGRDGELAIPPGAHVRLVHDIPMLRRGYNYDYGTLISNAGAAGSSPETPHTHLPGTPEHTHGGHNQLDAGLLFAAYMNNPPEQFIRAQNALAAEDRMNPLIEHTGSAIFAVPPGAIPNESIAAALLP; from the coding sequence ATGAAGCCGAATCGCCGCGCGTCACCCGGCGCGGGTTGTTCGGCGCGGGCTTGGCGACGGCGGGAGCCGCGGCGACCGGTGTGGTCGCGGGCCGCGCAACCGCACCCGAAACCACCCCGGGGACCCGCCTGGAACCCGTTCTACGGGCCACACCAGGCAGGCATCGCGACCCCCGCGCAGTCGCACGCGCTGTTCTTGGCGGTCGATGTCGCGCGACCGGACCGTGAGGTGCTGCGCGCACTCCTGGCCGGTTGGACGGCGACCGCCGCCGCGTCGGCGGCCGGTGCACCGCTCCCGGAGCAACCGGGGACGCCACCGGGGTTCAGCGCCCACACCGACTTCGCGAGCGGGCTGGCTCCGGCTCGCCTGACTGTCACCTTCGGCCTCGGGCCCTCGGTGTTCGACGAGCGGTTCGGGCTCGCCGCCCAGCGTCCGCGACACCTGCGAGCGCTACCCGCGTTCACCGGTGACATCCTGCATCCGGCGTGGTGCGGCGGCGATGTGCTGGTGCAGATATGCGCCGACGACGCGCAGATCGTCAGCCACACATTCCGCGCGTTGCGGGCACGCATGCCGGGACTGGCGCGCCTGCGCTGGACCCAGCACGGGTTCCTGAGCCGTCCTGCCGACGGTGGCACCTCACGAAACATGTTCGGCCACAAGGACGGCACCGCCAACCCCCGCCCGGGCAACACCGAGTTCGATCGAACGGTATGGGTTCGCTCCGCCGACGAACCCGGCTGGTTCCAGGACGGCAGCTACCTGGTGTTCCGCAAAATCCGCATGAGAACCGCCGAATGGGACCAGCTGCCGCAGACCGAGCAGGACCGCATCATCGGCCGCCGCCGCAGTGATGGGGCGCCCCTGGGCGGTGCGGCCGAATCCGATCCGGTGGACCTCACCCACCACGGCCGAGACGGCGAACTTGCGATCCCGCCCGGCGCCCACGTGCGACTGGTCCATGACATTCCGATGCTGCGCCGCGGCTACAACTACGACTACGGCACACTGATCTCGAACGCCGGGGCCGCGGGCTCCTCCCCCGAGACTCCGCACACACACCTGCCCGGCACGCCCGAACATACTCACGGGGGCCACAACCAGCTCGACGCCGGCCTGTTGTTCGCCGCCTACATGAACAACCCGCCCGAACAATTCATCAGAGCGCAGAATGCACTCGCCGCCGAAGACCGGATGAACCCCCTCATCGAGCACACCGGCAGCGCGATCTTCGCCGTCCCGCCCGGCGCGATCCCGAACGAGTCGATCGCGGCGGCGTTGCTCCCATGA
- a CDS encoding ABATE domain-containing protein has protein sequence MRDLEPLIGEPLALDLVNTRPLGADLLSTPQQLAAWLDLQNGRLSESLSSPAGEDLAAVRAVREYLTAAVEALLRGERPPAAALRGLGDAREAAPVTRHLDWNGNAVIAIARRAGDPGARVAAELADSAIDLLTDPRISQLKRCAADDCVMLFLPTHPRRQWCSPDRCGNRARVARYYQRQKSRSTRDRDAGGSDQ, from the coding sequence ATGCGCGATCTCGAACCGCTGATCGGCGAACCACTGGCTCTGGACCTGGTCAACACCCGACCCCTCGGGGCCGATCTATTGAGCACGCCCCAGCAACTCGCCGCCTGGCTGGACCTGCAGAACGGCCGCCTGTCGGAATCGCTCTCCTCGCCGGCCGGCGAGGACCTCGCCGCTGTGCGGGCGGTGCGTGAGTACCTCACCGCCGCGGTCGAGGCACTACTGCGAGGGGAGCGCCCGCCTGCGGCGGCATTGCGCGGACTGGGGGACGCCCGAGAGGCGGCCCCGGTCACCCGTCACCTCGACTGGAACGGCAACGCGGTCATCGCAATCGCTCGCCGCGCCGGAGACCCCGGTGCACGCGTGGCCGCGGAACTCGCCGACTCGGCGATCGACCTGCTCACCGACCCGCGCATCTCCCAGCTCAAACGCTGCGCCGCCGATGATTGCGTAATGCTGTTCCTGCCCACCCATCCGCGCAGGCAATGGTGCTCACCCGATCGATGTGGCAACCGCGCACGGGTCGCGCGCTACTACCAGCGCCAGAAGTCACGTTCGACCCGGGACCGGGACGCCGGGGGCTCCGATCAATAA
- a CDS encoding DUF2231 domain-containing protein: protein MTGKAGGDSERGGYLQPRRSLHPPPLPPRDTAAISSEVVVTSDLQQAKRPVSGLLAGPYGHPFHPILVTVPIGAWAASLVFDIGSRIVDDPDFLAQGALWLIAIGVLGAVAAAAVGFLDLLAIPSGTPAFRTGLLHMSLNIAVTVAFAIGFLWRRAGDGPHGPVALGPLLLSAISLVALGVSGYLGGKLAYHYGVRVADEASQAAGFRR from the coding sequence ATGACCGGTAAGGCCGGGGGTGATTCGGAACGCGGTGGGTATCTCCAGCCGAGACGTTCGCTCCACCCGCCGCCGCTACCCCCGAGAGACACAGCCGCGATCAGTTCGGAGGTTGTCGTGACCAGTGATCTACAACAGGCCAAGCGCCCGGTCAGCGGGCTGCTGGCAGGCCCATACGGGCATCCCTTCCACCCGATCCTGGTCACCGTGCCGATCGGCGCCTGGGCGGCGAGCCTGGTGTTCGACATCGGTTCACGGATCGTGGACGATCCGGACTTCCTCGCGCAGGGCGCGCTGTGGTTGATCGCGATCGGCGTGCTCGGCGCGGTGGCCGCGGCCGCCGTCGGATTCCTGGACCTGTTGGCGATCCCGAGCGGCACGCCGGCGTTCCGAACAGGTCTGCTGCACATGAGCCTGAACATAGCCGTCACGGTCGCCTTCGCGATCGGCTTCCTGTGGCGCCGAGCGGGCGACGGTCCGCACGGTCCCGTGGCGCTCGGTCCGCTCCTGCTGTCGGCGATCAGCCTCGTGGCCTTGGGCGTGTCGGGCTACCTCGGCGGAAAGCTGGCCTACCACTACGGCGTCCGCGTGGCCGACGAGGCGAGCCAAGCCGCGGGCTTCCGGCGCTGA
- a CDS encoding helix-turn-helix domain-containing protein has translation MAIVAVLAPDNALGFEVMLPGFVFGAANSVSGRKHYEIRIVTIGGTAAIAPVHGVVRLQTDWALDSVADADIVLVPGQSEFQREPADCVREALLDAAARGARMASVCVGAFTLAATGLLDGQRATTHWEHAAELARRYPLVEVDASVLFIDNGAALTSAGATAGLDLCLHMVRRDLGAKVAADTARRIVMPPQRDGGQAQFITYTDPESPDTSLQPVLDWMQVNLHRPLTLDDIAAHGAISVRSLNRRFRAEIGTTPLQWLLRARVHRAQQLLETTDLSIDRIAEEAGFGAATTLRYHFARLTWTSPQAYRNNFHHSGRAMRSVDHHQGPTCRMAESTH, from the coding sequence ATGGCGATCGTGGCAGTCCTGGCTCCTGACAACGCGCTCGGTTTCGAAGTAATGCTCCCGGGCTTCGTGTTCGGCGCCGCGAATTCTGTGAGCGGGCGAAAGCATTACGAAATCCGGATTGTCACGATCGGCGGCACTGCCGCCATCGCCCCCGTGCACGGCGTGGTGCGACTGCAGACGGACTGGGCTCTCGACAGCGTCGCCGATGCCGACATAGTCCTCGTGCCGGGGCAATCCGAGTTCCAGCGTGAACCCGCCGACTGCGTTCGCGAGGCGCTGCTGGACGCGGCCGCGCGCGGAGCACGGATGGCTTCCGTCTGCGTCGGCGCGTTCACTCTTGCCGCGACCGGACTGCTCGACGGGCAACGGGCGACCACCCATTGGGAACACGCCGCCGAGCTGGCGCGCCGGTATCCGCTCGTCGAGGTGGACGCTTCGGTGCTGTTCATCGACAACGGCGCGGCACTCACCTCGGCTGGGGCAACGGCGGGGCTCGATTTGTGCCTGCACATGGTTCGCCGGGATCTCGGCGCCAAGGTGGCCGCCGACACCGCCCGCCGGATCGTGATGCCGCCGCAGCGAGACGGTGGGCAAGCGCAATTCATCACCTACACCGACCCCGAAAGCCCGGACACATCGCTGCAACCGGTCCTCGACTGGATGCAGGTCAACCTGCACCGCCCGCTCACCCTCGACGACATCGCCGCGCACGGGGCGATCAGCGTGCGCAGCCTCAATCGCCGGTTCCGTGCCGAGATCGGGACCACTCCCTTGCAATGGTTGCTACGCGCCCGTGTGCATCGTGCGCAGCAGCTGCTCGAGACCACCGACCTGTCGATCGACCGCATCGCAGAGGAGGCAGGCTTCGGCGCCGCCACGACCCTGCGCTACCACTTCGCCCGGCTGACCTGGACGTCTCCGCAGGCCTACCGCAACAACTTTCACCATTCCGGCCGTGCCATGCGGTCCGTGGATCACCACCAGGGGCCGACCTGTCGGATGGCCGAGTCCACGCACTGA
- a CDS encoding Hsp20 family protein gives MLMRTDPFRDLERLTQQVFGTAAGPAVLPMDAWREGDQFVVEIDAPGIDRDSLGLDVERDVVTVRARRRELDAQREMIATERPRGEVSRQLFLGDNFDTDQVRADYADGVLRLTIPIAERAKPRKIAIGRGDGHQAIDA, from the coding sequence ATGCTGATGCGCACCGATCCGTTCCGCGATCTGGAACGTCTGACGCAGCAGGTGTTCGGCACAGCGGCGGGCCCCGCGGTACTGCCGATGGACGCCTGGCGCGAGGGCGACCAGTTCGTCGTCGAGATCGACGCTCCCGGCATCGACCGTGATTCCCTCGGACTGGACGTCGAGCGCGACGTCGTGACCGTCCGCGCACGCCGACGGGAACTCGACGCACAGCGCGAGATGATCGCCACGGAACGCCCTCGAGGCGAGGTCAGCCGCCAACTGTTCCTGGGCGACAACTTCGATACCGACCAGGTCCGTGCCGACTATGCCGACGGCGTACTCCGGCTGACGATTCCGATCGCGGAAAGGGCCAAGCCGCGCAAGATCGCCATCGGGCGCGGCGACGGGCACCAGGCGATCGACGCCTGA